The genomic stretch TGGTCGACGTCGACGGGCACCCGCGCTCCGAAGGCCGCCGCCGTCTCGCGAGCGCGGCGTAGCGGGCTGGTCACCACGCGCGTCACCTCGCCGACCGCGTTGGCCGAGGCCGCGGCCTGGCGCCGACCCAGCTCGGTAAGCGGTGGGTCGGCCCGACCAAGCAGAAGGCCGGCGGCGTTGGCGGCGGTCTGTCCGTGGCGGATCAGCAGGATCATGCCCGGGTGGTCGCCCGGCGCCCGGCCGCGCCGTCGGGCCGGCCTACGTGGCCGGCCGCCGCCCGCTCAGCGGACGAGGATGCGCCCACACTGCTCACAGGTGATGATCGCGTCGGGTGGCGCCCGGCGGATGTGATCGAGCTCGACCGCGGGCAGAGCGAGGTGGCAACCGCCGCACGAACCGTGCTCGAGGCGCGCCGCTCCGATGCCTCCGAGCCGGACCCTCAGGCGCTCGTAGCGCTGGGTGAGCTCGTCGGGCAGCTTGGCCGCCAGTGTCGCGCGGGCCTCCGTCTCCGCCGCCACCTCGGCATCGATCTCGGCCTCGCCCTCGCCGATCACCCCGAGGAGCCGTTCAGCCTCGCTCTCGGCCGTCCTGCGCTCGGTCGCGAGCCGGGCCAGCTGGGCGTCGACGGGCTCGCCGGCCGCCATGACCTCGAAGGCCATCTCCTCGAGCTCCCGCCGACGCCGGTTGAGCGAGTCGACCTCCTCCGACATGGCCATGAGCTCCCTCGACGCTGCCACCTCGCCCGAGTACATCCGACCTTCGACCTCGTGGATGCGTCGGGCCACGGCGGCGATATCAGACTCGAGACGTCCCTGGCGCTCAGATAGGGCCCGCCGGTCGGCCTCGGCTCGGGCGGTCCGATCACCGACGTCATCGAGGCGCGTCTCGACCGCCGCCAGCTCGGCTCGGGCGGGAAGGGTGGCCCGTCGGTGCGCAAGCTGGTCGAGGGTCGTGTCCCGGTCCTGAACCTCCAGAAGGATGTCGAGGGGAGCCACGCCTCAGGGACTCGGCTGCGTCGTCGTGGTGGTGGTCGTCGTCGGTGGTGGAGGCGGTGGCGGGGGCTGTGTCGTCGGGGGCG from Acidimicrobiales bacterium encodes the following:
- a CDS encoding C4-type zinc ribbon domain-containing protein — its product is MAPLDILLEVQDRDTTLDQLAHRRATLPARAELAAVETRLDDVGDRTARAEADRRALSERQGRLESDIAAVARRIHEVEGRMYSGEVAASRELMAMSEEVDSLNRRRRELEEMAFEVMAAGEPVDAQLARLATERRTAESEAERLLGVIGEGEAEIDAEVAAETEARATLAAKLPDELTQRYERLRVRLGGIGAARLEHGSCGGCHLALPAVELDHIRRAPPDAIITCEQCGRILVR